A DNA window from Paenibacillus andongensis contains the following coding sequences:
- a CDS encoding alpha/beta hydrolase family protein, with protein MKPSAGKPFELCIETDRIVRGDLYEAASQPAKGTLIICHGYKGFKDWGMFPHVAKSLAEEVDVISINFSHNGVGADLLAFTELEKFARETYSKDLEDLHVVVNDIRNREGSATQKPILLLGHSRGAGVSLIYALDHPEHIASVISWNGIANVDLFTEENKAEMRATGRTYTMNGRTKQNMPLDLEILEDMELNRERFDIVGRISEAKFPIALIQGTEDGERGIRGSQRLIEQNATIAWIRIPEGNHTFGSVHPYQGETKPLKEAILETKRTIQGMLA; from the coding sequence ATGAAACCAAGCGCGGGTAAACCGTTTGAATTATGTATAGAGACAGATCGCATTGTGAGAGGAGATCTTTATGAAGCGGCATCTCAGCCGGCCAAAGGGACATTAATTATTTGTCATGGGTACAAAGGTTTCAAAGATTGGGGGATGTTCCCACATGTGGCTAAGTCGTTAGCCGAAGAGGTTGATGTGATTTCGATCAATTTTTCACACAATGGCGTGGGCGCTGACTTACTTGCGTTTACGGAACTTGAGAAGTTTGCTCGAGAAACCTATTCCAAAGATCTAGAAGATTTGCATGTTGTTGTAAATGATATTCGTAACCGTGAAGGCTCAGCCACCCAGAAACCCATACTTCTTTTAGGCCATAGCAGGGGTGCGGGAGTGAGTTTGATCTATGCGCTTGATCATCCTGAACATATTGCCAGTGTGATCAGCTGGAACGGGATTGCGAATGTCGATTTATTTACGGAGGAAAATAAAGCGGAGATGCGGGCAACAGGGCGAACGTACACGATGAACGGGCGCACGAAGCAAAACATGCCGCTGGACCTCGAAATCTTAGAAGATATGGAGCTTAATCGTGAGCGTTTCGATATTGTAGGGAGAATTAGCGAAGCTAAATTCCCAATCGCCCTTATTCAGGGAACGGAAGATGGAGAGAGAGGAATCCGTGGTTCACAGAGGCTTATTGAACAAAATGCCACCATTGCTTGGATTAGAATTCCTGAGGGCAACCATACCTTTGGTTCGGTTCATCCCTATCAAGGGGAGACGAAGCCGCTGAAGGAAGCAATTCTAGAAACCAAACGAACGATACAAGGGATGTTAGCCTAA
- a CDS encoding DUF2304 domain-containing protein, with protein sequence MNVYVWAISFCLVFIFISIELIRRQKLQEQYAILWLVLGFIMALFSVFPSLLEQVSHRMHIYYAPSLLFLVGLLFSLVFIMHLTLVISKLHRKLTRLIQEVALLQEQVRGKGPE encoded by the coding sequence GTGAATGTGTATGTTTGGGCAATCTCTTTCTGTTTGGTGTTTATTTTCATTTCCATAGAGCTTATTCGTAGGCAGAAGCTGCAGGAGCAGTACGCCATTCTCTGGCTAGTACTAGGATTTATCATGGCATTGTTTAGTGTGTTTCCGAGCTTATTGGAGCAGGTATCGCACCGAATGCATATCTACTACGCACCTTCCTTGCTTTTTCTGGTGGGATTGTTATTCTCACTAGTATTTATCATGCATTTGACGCTAGTTATTTCGAAGCTTCATCGCAAATTAACCCGATTGATACAGGAAGTTGCGCTGCTGCAGGAACAAGTGCGAGGAAAGGGGCCTGAATGA
- a CDS encoding ArnT family glycosyltransferase yields MKLGVWLGLLLLMAAALYIRLHYVLEAEYPPLEWDQLEYTKTAIQLLDKGIFAYRDTVPNSLVTPGFPLLLAAVFSLTGHEHLEPALMVVRIMNCFISLGAILFLFLIGKRLFNPITGLIAAAFAAVYPSYVWSTSLILTEVPFLTVFTGLLYMQVRIIQDNKWRDHLWMGVLLGICVLIRPNVLPLAVVPYMFLWVRTKKIDAAYGLLAVASFACMMMPWWIRNWMTFDSFIFIAKGEAGNPFLGGTDPYFRGTIDWDNIDTNNQFAEGLRRIKEGLAQEPLLWMKWMTIGKLIVFFKTMWVGPYPFSVPSWYANALTQLHTFLIAAGSIAMIIFSFRKPSVQYLTVAFLLFLGVHMVFIPVDRYVYGMLPFLMLGSAYLSTQVICLLHSAWTTSLLQRRGI; encoded by the coding sequence ATGAAACTCGGAGTTTGGCTTGGGTTGCTGCTGCTCATGGCTGCAGCTTTGTATATACGCTTGCACTATGTGCTTGAAGCTGAATATCCACCTCTAGAGTGGGATCAATTAGAGTACACGAAGACAGCAATTCAATTGCTCGACAAAGGCATATTCGCCTATCGCGATACCGTGCCTAATTCACTCGTGACACCCGGATTTCCGCTGCTCTTGGCGGCTGTATTCAGCCTTACAGGCCATGAACATCTAGAGCCGGCATTAATGGTCGTTCGTATCATGAACTGCTTTATTTCACTAGGAGCCATTCTATTCTTATTTCTGATTGGGAAAAGGCTGTTTAACCCCATAACAGGGCTAATCGCCGCTGCTTTTGCCGCGGTGTATCCTTCCTACGTCTGGTCAACTTCACTGATCTTGACGGAGGTTCCGTTTTTGACTGTTTTTACGGGTCTGCTTTACATGCAGGTACGCATCATACAAGATAACAAATGGCGGGATCACCTATGGATGGGGGTTCTGCTTGGGATTTGCGTCCTTATTCGTCCTAATGTACTTCCCCTAGCTGTAGTTCCCTATATGTTTCTTTGGGTGAGAACGAAGAAAATAGACGCAGCCTATGGATTACTTGCAGTTGCGTCTTTTGCCTGTATGATGATGCCTTGGTGGATTCGGAATTGGATGACTTTTGATTCTTTTATTTTTATCGCCAAAGGGGAAGCGGGCAATCCATTCCTTGGAGGAACGGACCCCTACTTCCGAGGTACAATTGATTGGGATAATATCGATACAAATAATCAGTTCGCTGAAGGCTTGAGACGGATAAAAGAAGGTTTGGCCCAGGAACCGTTGTTATGGATGAAATGGATGACAATTGGTAAATTAATCGTATTTTTTAAAACGATGTGGGTGGGACCGTATCCCTTTTCCGTACCGTCGTGGTATGCGAATGCACTTACACAGCTGCATACTTTCTTAATTGCTGCAGGCAGCATAGCAATGATCATTTTCAGCTTTCGCAAGCCTTCGGTTCAATATTTAACAGTGGCATTTCTCTTGTTTTTAGGTGTCCATATGGTATTTATTCCAGTGGATCGTTATGTGTATGGTATGCTTCCATTTCTGATGCTGGGCAGTGCCTATTTGAGTACACAAGTCATCTGCTTACTGCATAGCGCTTGGACTACCTCTCTCCTGCAGCGGAGGGGGATTTAA
- a CDS encoding glycosyltransferase family 2 protein, with protein MKTLAIIPAYNEEKTLAGVVASIKREQPDMDIVIINDGSTDRTSTVARTLQHAAVIDLPVNLGIGGAMQTGYMYAARNGYDIAIQIDADGQHDPEALTQIMEPILTGHVDCCIGSRFLVKTAYRSAWDRRVGILFFTWMISWMIGKTFTDPTSGFRAVNRPIIELFASYYPEDYPEVEAIVLLERQQFRLKEVSVLMHERKAGQSSITPLKSLYYMVKVSLAVCMTRIRNVS; from the coding sequence ATGAAGACCCTTGCCATTATTCCGGCTTACAACGAAGAAAAAACGTTAGCAGGTGTGGTAGCTTCTATAAAACGGGAGCAGCCTGATATGGACATTGTCATCATCAATGATGGTTCCACCGATCGTACCTCTACGGTTGCCCGTACGTTACAGCATGCGGCTGTAATCGATTTGCCTGTCAATTTAGGCATCGGAGGCGCCATGCAAACGGGATACATGTACGCAGCAAGGAATGGCTACGATATCGCTATTCAGATCGACGCAGATGGTCAACATGATCCCGAAGCGTTGACTCAAATTATGGAGCCAATTTTGACTGGGCATGTTGATTGCTGTATCGGCTCTCGATTTCTGGTCAAGACAGCTTATCGTTCAGCCTGGGATAGAAGAGTGGGCATTCTCTTTTTTACCTGGATGATTAGTTGGATGATTGGTAAGACCTTTACTGATCCTACATCGGGCTTCAGAGCGGTGAATCGACCCATCATTGAGCTTTTCGCCAGCTATTACCCTGAAGATTATCCGGAGGTAGAAGCTATTGTTTTACTGGAACGGCAGCAATTCAGATTGAAAGAAGTATCGGTTTTAATGCATGAGAGGAAAGCGGGTCAATCGTCCATTACTCCTTTGAAATCGCTCTACTATATGGTTAAAGTATCTCTTGCTGTATGCATGACAAGAATTCGTAATGTGAGTTGA
- a CDS encoding metallophosphoesterase, translating to MANTYFISDHHFGHSSIIDFEARPFADADEMNATMIAKWNAIVSQEDKVFHLGDFSFLNKERTKAIVSELNGYKILILGNHDRGRSRTWWLEVGFDEVSEYPIIYKNFFFLSHEPMYMNKQMPYVNVHGHIHSQKYEGRHYFNVSVEHWDYTPVSFEQIRDSVVVSEEQS from the coding sequence ATGGCTAATACCTATTTTATTTCGGACCATCACTTTGGTCATTCATCCATTATTGATTTTGAAGCTCGGCCTTTTGCTGATGCAGACGAAATGAACGCGACCATGATTGCCAAATGGAACGCTATTGTCAGCCAAGAAGACAAAGTATTTCATCTTGGGGATTTCTCCTTCTTGAATAAAGAGCGAACCAAAGCCATTGTTTCGGAGCTAAATGGTTATAAAATCCTCATCTTAGGCAATCACGATCGAGGAAGGTCGAGAACTTGGTGGCTTGAAGTCGGTTTTGATGAAGTGAGTGAGTACCCGATTATTTATAAGAATTTCTTTTTCCTATCCCATGAGCCGATGTATATGAACAAACAAATGCCCTATGTCAATGTACACGGACACATTCATAGCCAGAAATACGAGGGACGTCATTACTTTAATGTTAGTGTGGAACACTGGGATTATACGCCAGTTTCTTTTGAACAGATTCGAGATTCCGTTGTAGTGAGTGAGGAGCAGTCGTGA
- a CDS encoding Na+/H+ antiporter NhaC family protein gives MLTIRQLSAVITITIIGLAAAYFLHIPLVIGFSLGLVTLTVLIWRAGTTFRDILKSMWEGIKHTKEVIWILSLVGVVIPTWTMSGTIPYMIDLGLSIVDPSFFLTFSFVLSVCISMVLGTSTGTLSSVGIPLIGLGVLLQIPLPMVAGALVSGAFVGDRTSPFSSANRLVASSTGVSMQVLFKALLPTTIGALGVALGFFLVCDFNGEWHQSDFTLHNQQFASGFRYSLWLLLPVFVLLISILLRFKTRNGFLLSIASAILIGMSLQQMTWHEWLHDMWFGYHSSLFNSLQTKGLSNMIELIALIALAGAFSGILEKYRILEIYMQKLLGETSASLLSATLRTSLFGLGLGLVSCTQTLPIMMTGRSLLPFWEERFPRSQLARVVADSSLILAAMIPWNMLAIVCGTIVGVPVLAYVGYAPFLWALPVCTLLWSLWSKGRGSLESNRGVGYDG, from the coding sequence ATGTTAACGATAAGACAACTTAGTGCAGTAATCACGATAACGATAATAGGACTTGCTGCTGCTTATTTTCTACATATTCCTTTAGTGATTGGATTTTCATTGGGGCTTGTGACCTTGACTGTCCTCATTTGGCGAGCGGGAACAACCTTTCGGGACATCTTGAAAAGCATGTGGGAAGGTATCAAACACACCAAAGAGGTCATTTGGATTCTTTCTCTCGTTGGCGTGGTTATCCCTACATGGACAATGAGCGGTACCATCCCATACATGATTGATTTGGGTCTTAGTATCGTTGATCCTAGTTTTTTTCTAACATTTTCATTTGTACTTTCCGTTTGTATTTCCATGGTGCTGGGCACATCTACGGGAACGCTCAGTTCTGTGGGGATCCCATTAATTGGTTTGGGAGTGCTGCTGCAAATCCCGCTTCCTATGGTTGCAGGTGCTCTCGTGTCGGGTGCTTTCGTTGGCGATCGGACTTCACCATTTTCCAGTGCAAACAGACTTGTGGCTTCCTCAACGGGCGTTTCCATGCAGGTCCTTTTTAAAGCCTTATTACCCACAACAATAGGTGCGTTAGGTGTTGCATTGGGGTTTTTCTTAGTATGCGATTTTAATGGGGAATGGCATCAGAGTGACTTCACGTTACACAATCAGCAGTTTGCCTCGGGTTTTAGGTACAGCTTGTGGCTCTTGCTGCCCGTGTTTGTTCTATTGATTTCAATCCTTCTCAGGTTCAAAACAAGAAATGGCTTCCTCTTGTCGATCGCTTCTGCCATCCTAATTGGCATGAGCTTGCAGCAAATGACTTGGCATGAATGGTTGCACGATATGTGGTTCGGCTACCATTCCAGCTTATTTAACTCGCTGCAAACCAAAGGGCTTTCTAACATGATCGAGCTGATTGCTCTTATCGCACTCGCTGGTGCATTTAGTGGTATTTTAGAAAAGTACCGTATCCTAGAGATTTATATGCAAAAGTTGCTAGGGGAGACGTCCGCTTCGCTTCTTTCAGCGACTCTACGAACATCACTTTTTGGGTTAGGGCTTGGCCTTGTTTCGTGTACGCAGACTTTGCCAATTATGATGACGGGGCGGAGTTTGCTGCCTTTTTGGGAAGAGCGATTTCCTCGCAGCCAACTTGCCAGAGTTGTGGCGGATTCAAGCCTCATTCTAGCTGCAATGATTCCGTGGAACATGCTTGCCATCGTCTGTGGAACCATAGTAGGTGTACCTGTGCTCGCGTATGTCGGCTATGCGCCGTTTCTTTGGGCTTTGCCTGTATGTACCTTGCTGTGGTCTTTATGGTCGAAGGGTAGAGGAAGTTTAGAAAGTAATAGAGGAGTGGGATACGATGGCTAA
- a CDS encoding superoxide dismutase family protein produces MKSIKSIKIIMTVSLGLLVLTACQSVKSTMTKEAASPPSELQVSIIGSSGQQIGTAHLTSVQDGVQIDLQVSGLTPGNHGLHFHEKAVCEAPNFDSAGAHFNPFKKEHGFHNPKGFHAGDLPNLIVDAQGNGKFNAITKSAVLLLDRPNSLLKQGGTSLVIHEKEDDLKTDPSGNSGKRIACGAVK; encoded by the coding sequence ATGAAATCAATTAAATCAATTAAGATCATCATGACTGTCAGTCTGGGATTGCTTGTACTAACCGCTTGTCAAAGTGTGAAGAGTACGATGACGAAAGAAGCCGCATCACCACCATCAGAGCTGCAAGTTTCAATAATCGGTTCGAGCGGCCAACAAATAGGGACTGCCCATTTAACATCTGTTCAAGATGGCGTACAGATTGATCTCCAAGTTAGCGGGCTGACACCAGGAAATCACGGTTTACACTTTCATGAAAAAGCAGTCTGTGAAGCCCCTAACTTTGATTCAGCAGGAGCCCACTTTAATCCATTTAAAAAGGAACATGGCTTTCACAATCCGAAAGGTTTCCATGCAGGGGATCTACCCAATTTGATCGTAGATGCACAGGGAAATGGGAAGTTCAATGCCATTACAAAGTCTGCAGTGCTGCTTCTGGACAGGCCGAATTCGTTGTTAAAACAAGGGGGGACAAGTCTGGTCATCCATGAGAAAGAAGATGATCTGAAGACGGATCCATCCGGTAATTCGGGGAAACGAATTGCATGCGGTGCTGTGAAATAA
- a CDS encoding CBS domain-containing protein, with the protein MNIAFFLLPKSEVITTTLQATLRQTLERMEYHRYTAVPILSDDGLYVGTVTEGDLLWFLKNSDGIGFENAHRHVLAEVPLRVQNKPVHIHAEMVDLIDLAKVQNFVPIVDDSDKFIGIVRRSEIIEYCAKQIVFKSPSAAGER; encoded by the coding sequence ATGAATATTGCTTTTTTCCTTTTGCCTAAATCCGAAGTTATCACAACGACATTGCAAGCAACGCTTCGTCAAACATTAGAACGTATGGAATATCACCGTTATACAGCTGTGCCTATTCTTTCCGATGATGGACTTTATGTAGGTACGGTTACTGAGGGAGATTTATTGTGGTTTCTTAAAAATTCAGACGGAATTGGCTTCGAAAATGCTCACCGTCATGTGCTGGCCGAGGTTCCTCTTCGTGTACAAAATAAACCGGTTCATATTCATGCCGAAATGGTCGATCTTATCGATTTGGCCAAAGTGCAAAACTTCGTTCCGATTGTAGATGATTCCGATAAATTCATCGGGATTGTTCGTAGAAGCGAAATTATTGAATACTGCGCGAAGCAGATCGTGTTTAAATCCCCCTCCGCTGCAGGAGAGAGGTAG
- a CDS encoding DUF2277 domain-containing protein, whose translation MCRNIKTLFNFDPLATDDEIKAASLQFVRKISGFTEPSKANEAAFNQAVEEVSIVARNLLNSLVTNAEPRNREVEIERARARNAKRFGTKED comes from the coding sequence ATGTGCCGAAATATTAAAACGCTATTCAATTTCGATCCTTTGGCTACCGATGATGAAATTAAGGCGGCCTCGCTGCAATTTGTGAGAAAAATCTCAGGCTTTACTGAGCCTTCGAAGGCAAATGAAGCGGCGTTCAATCAAGCTGTCGAGGAGGTTAGTATAGTTGCCCGGAACCTGCTCAACTCGCTGGTAACTAATGCAGAGCCTCGAAATCGTGAGGTTGAAATCGAACGAGCTCGCGCTAGGAATGCAAAAAGGTTTGGAACAAAAGAAGATTAA
- a CDS encoding divergent PAP2 family protein gives MNRALTTAVIGIGTAQVMKLPLFYWKTGKWDWSQLTQTGGMPSSHSSGVSALATYIAMKRGVSAIDFAVSSVFGAVVMYDAMGIRRAAGEIAIEVNELDEQVERLAKQHPGLYHERRRKALKERLGHLPREVVGGALLGIAIGAFSYMLENKK, from the coding sequence ATGAATCGAGCATTGACAACAGCAGTGATTGGAATTGGTACTGCTCAGGTAATGAAATTGCCACTTTTCTATTGGAAAACTGGAAAGTGGGATTGGTCACAGCTGACACAAACAGGAGGGATGCCAAGCTCGCACTCTTCGGGGGTATCTGCGCTTGCAACCTATATAGCAATGAAAAGAGGTGTTTCTGCGATCGATTTTGCCGTGAGTTCGGTTTTCGGAGCGGTCGTCATGTATGACGCGATGGGGATCAGGCGGGCTGCTGGAGAGATTGCGATTGAAGTGAATGAGCTCGATGAGCAAGTTGAGCGTCTGGCTAAACAGCACCCGGGTTTGTACCATGAACGAAGACGAAAAGCCTTAAAGGAACGACTAGGTCATTTGCCAAGAGAAGTCGTAGGGGGAGCACTGCTGGGTATCGCGATAGGTGCTTTTAGTTATATGCTGGAAAACAAGAAATAG
- a CDS encoding EamA family transporter, with product MRLMTTPILIVFLNVCLLVCGQIAWKIALNRTPLTGIDNLGTVLMQPYILVGCLLYGMATLIWFYALSRFDLSRVYPLQSIAYVLGSLFGWLVLKETFTSSQWLGLLFLVGGAFLLAR from the coding sequence ATGAGATTGATGACGACACCGATTCTCATTGTATTCCTAAATGTATGTTTACTGGTGTGTGGTCAAATTGCATGGAAAATAGCGCTCAATCGAACGCCATTAACAGGGATAGATAATTTAGGGACCGTACTGATGCAGCCTTATATTCTAGTGGGATGCTTACTTTATGGCATGGCTACGTTGATCTGGTTCTATGCGCTTAGTCGATTCGATCTAAGTCGCGTTTATCCGCTCCAATCGATTGCGTATGTACTAGGCTCGTTGTTCGGGTGGTTGGTATTAAAGGAGACGTTTACATCATCGCAATGGTTAGGGCTGCTCTTCTTAGTTGGAGGCGCGTTCCTGTTAGCGAGATAG
- a CDS encoding alpha/beta-type small acid-soluble spore protein: MARNNTLVVQQAKAALDQLKYEVAQEIGVPLSPTGYNGNLATRDAGAIGGNITKRLVQIAEQQLSSFKR; the protein is encoded by the coding sequence ATGGCTAGAAACAACACTTTAGTCGTACAACAAGCAAAAGCAGCATTGGATCAACTGAAGTATGAAGTCGCTCAGGAAATTGGTGTCCCTCTCTCCCCTACTGGTTACAACGGTAATTTGGCAACACGTGATGCTGGCGCCATTGGTGGTAACATCACGAAGCGATTAGTGCAAATAGCTGAGCAACAACTTTCCAGCTTCAAACGCTAA
- a CDS encoding Gfo/Idh/MocA family protein — MRKIKAAIIGAGFIGKAHLEAMRRLGYVDIVAIGQSNQKHAEEYAKTLNIPKAYGNYMDLLQDEEIEVVHNCTPNHLHYEINKQALLHGKHLLSEKPLTLTSVEAKELYELALEKGLITGINFNYRQFPMVQQLKNMVNDNDLGEIRIIRGSYLQDWLLYNTDYNWRMEPQFGGETRAISDIGSHLFDLVQYVTDLRITEVLADISIVHPIRYKPSKSGVSFEVNTKDSLQQVDIRTEDYCSIMVKFNNGARGVLTVSQVSAGKKNALEINLDGLNSSGTWKQEEPFKLQMGYRDKPGETILRDPTLLKKKTLPYLHYPSGHEEGWTDSLKNMMQHYYEAVFNNAAPTDSVATFKEGYQITLINDAIIRSVKSGTWENVISV, encoded by the coding sequence ATGAGGAAAATAAAAGCGGCTATTATTGGAGCGGGTTTTATTGGAAAAGCACATCTTGAAGCAATGAGAAGATTGGGATACGTGGATATTGTGGCTATCGGGCAAAGCAATCAAAAGCACGCTGAAGAATATGCAAAGACTCTAAATATTCCCAAAGCTTACGGCAATTATATGGATCTGCTGCAAGATGAAGAAATTGAGGTTGTTCACAACTGTACGCCGAATCATCTTCATTACGAAATAAACAAGCAAGCGCTGCTCCATGGAAAGCATCTTCTATCAGAGAAGCCTTTAACTCTTACAAGTGTGGAAGCCAAAGAACTTTATGAGCTAGCTCTTGAGAAGGGGCTAATTACCGGAATTAATTTTAATTACAGGCAATTTCCGATGGTTCAACAGTTGAAGAATATGGTCAATGACAATGACCTTGGGGAGATTCGAATTATTCGCGGGAGCTACTTACAAGATTGGCTTCTTTATAATACAGACTATAATTGGCGCATGGAGCCTCAATTTGGTGGGGAGACGCGTGCGATAAGCGATATCGGTTCCCATCTCTTTGATCTCGTACAATACGTAACTGATCTAAGAATCACAGAGGTTCTTGCTGACATATCAATCGTTCATCCGATTCGTTATAAGCCAAGTAAAAGCGGGGTGTCTTTTGAAGTAAATACAAAGGATAGCTTGCAACAAGTTGATATTAGGACTGAGGACTACTGCTCGATTATGGTGAAATTTAATAATGGGGCTCGGGGCGTTCTTACTGTATCTCAAGTGTCTGCCGGTAAAAAAAATGCACTTGAAATAAACTTGGATGGTTTAAATTCTTCCGGTACTTGGAAACAGGAGGAGCCATTCAAATTACAAATGGGCTATCGGGATAAACCAGGTGAAACTATATTAAGAGATCCCACGTTACTCAAGAAGAAAACGCTGCCCTATTTGCACTATCCAAGTGGTCATGAGGAGGGCTGGACAGACAGTCTCAAAAATATGATGCAGCATTATTATGAGGCTGTATTCAACAATGCAGCGCCAACTGATTCAGTTGCTACATTCAAAGAAGGGTATCAAATCACGCTAATAAATGATGCTATCATCAGAAGCGTCAAGTCAGGAACATGGGAAAATGTTATATCTGTATAG
- a CDS encoding stalk domain-containing protein, with amino-acid sequence MKKRLFAVVLGFGLLTTSILSVSAQEHESGHGNMAADMSMKAAVQQQVKSDMKLTLNGKPLQLDESYLIDSSLFVPYRAFAEGIGAEVAYEAATQTVTVKKDAKTVKLMIGSSEANVDGAKVSMVGPAQLINSSTFVHSRFLAEVFGIKVVYDETTRTVNLVSGGISGSGQEVAKTYYVNIEGFAFKEGEITVEAGSTVVFTNKDKVKHNAVADDGSFKTALLATGESESVTFAKPGEYTYFCEPHKNFMKGKIIVK; translated from the coding sequence ATGAAAAAAAGGTTATTCGCGGTTGTATTAGGTTTCGGTTTGCTGACTACTAGCATCTTATCGGTTTCGGCTCAGGAACATGAGTCTGGACATGGTAACATGGCGGCTGACATGAGTATGAAAGCAGCGGTACAACAGCAAGTAAAATCTGATATGAAGCTCACTTTGAATGGTAAACCCTTGCAGCTCGATGAGTCTTACCTCATTGATAGCTCTTTGTTTGTGCCGTACCGTGCCTTTGCAGAAGGCATTGGAGCAGAAGTAGCTTATGAAGCTGCCACTCAAACAGTAACTGTAAAGAAGGACGCAAAAACGGTAAAGCTCATGATCGGATCCTCTGAAGCCAATGTGGACGGGGCCAAAGTATCCATGGTTGGTCCTGCACAGTTAATTAACAGTTCCACCTTCGTTCACTCCCGCTTTTTGGCTGAAGTGTTCGGGATTAAGGTTGTGTATGATGAAACAACGCGTACGGTTAATCTCGTTAGCGGAGGAATTTCCGGATCTGGGCAAGAAGTAGCTAAAACCTACTACGTGAATATTGAGGGCTTTGCATTCAAAGAAGGGGAAATTACCGTTGAAGCTGGCTCCACGGTTGTCTTTACGAATAAGGATAAAGTGAAACACAATGCTGTCGCTGATGATGGCAGTTTCAAAACGGCGCTTTTGGCGACGGGGGAGTCGGAAAGTGTCACGTTTGCTAAGCCTGGCGAGTATACGTATTTCTGTGAGCCGCATAAGAATTTCATGAAGGGTAAAATTATCGTGAAATAA
- a CDS encoding DUF1906 domain-containing protein translates to MIKGFDCSTPLTAQTAAAFVKDGYLFVARYLVPSGYKALTKSEADMISEAGLQIVSVFETTANRALGGRSAGLADGATAVQVAQNLGQPPGSCIYFAVDFDASSAQMSTVIAYIQAASEATPEYTTGVYGSYSVMEAVRNAGACSHFWQTYAWSSGKKSNFINIYQYLNDLVEHGIGVDYDESYGNEGWWNTIAPPEPPVSYPLSPKDANVIIPFLSAGYEATSSTAAREEFHRLANELRRVSGQPEQ, encoded by the coding sequence GTGATCAAAGGTTTTGATTGTTCAACGCCTTTAACGGCACAAACCGCCGCTGCTTTCGTCAAAGATGGCTACTTGTTTGTAGCCAGATATCTCGTTCCGAGTGGTTACAAAGCGTTAACCAAAAGTGAAGCGGACATGATCAGCGAGGCAGGACTGCAGATCGTATCTGTGTTTGAAACAACCGCGAACCGAGCGCTCGGTGGAAGAAGCGCTGGTTTGGCTGATGGGGCAACAGCCGTGCAGGTTGCTCAAAATCTAGGCCAACCACCTGGCAGCTGTATTTACTTTGCAGTCGACTTTGATGCCTCAAGTGCCCAAATGTCAACCGTTATTGCCTATATTCAAGCGGCAAGTGAGGCGACACCCGAGTACACGACAGGTGTATATGGTTCTTATTCCGTGATGGAAGCTGTGCGTAACGCGGGAGCTTGCTCTCATTTTTGGCAAACGTATGCTTGGAGCAGCGGTAAAAAGTCCAATTTTATAAACATTTATCAATACTTGAACGATTTGGTTGAGCATGGGATTGGCGTGGATTACGATGAATCGTATGGAAATGAAGGTTGGTGGAACACGATAGCACCACCGGAACCCCCCGTGTCGTATCCACTGTCTCCTAAAGATGCCAATGTGATTATACCGTTCCTTTCGGCTGGATATGAGGCGACTTCGTCCACTGCGGCTAGGGAAGAATTTCATCGACTGGCCAATGAGCTGCGTAGAGTTTCGGGGCAACCGGAACAATAA